The Salvia miltiorrhiza cultivar Shanhuang (shh) chromosome 2, IMPLAD_Smil_shh, whole genome shotgun sequence DNA window CTTCAATTAGTGGTGGCATTATCAACCACAGAAGCTGAATACATGGCTATGACAAAAGCTGTGAAGGAAGCCATTTGGTTGAAAGGTTTGCTATCAAAATTTGGGTTTAAACAGAAGCATTTGTGGTGAATTGTGACAACCAAAGTGCCATTCATTTGGTAAAGAATCAGGTGTTCCATGAGAGAACAAAACACATAGATGTGAGCCATCATTTTGTGAGGGACATTGTGAACAGAGGGATTATCTTGATTTCAAAGATTTCTACAGAGAAAAATGCAGCTGATATGTTGACTAAGGCGCTACCCTCAGTGAAGTTCACGTACTGCTTAGAACTTATTCATGTTTTAAGCAAGTGTTAAGGTTTCTGAAATTCTGGAATTTCGCAACAAGTTATAAGTATTGGAAAGAGGTTGTCTTGTTGGATTTATGTAGTCAAGGTGGAGATTTCTTAAGGTGTGACTACACAAATACACTAGTAATAAGGGGGTAAGCCTATAATTCCAGTAACTTCAGGATCGTGCATGCAAATATCCAAATAAGCATACACAAGTTAGTTATAGCAGAATTGCAGGAGAGGTTTTCCCAACAGGTTTTCTTAGCATCTTAGCCGCTCGTTTGTGGAAGGTTGAGATTGTGTTTCAACCATATTATTAGTTGTATGTGTAGTAGTTAGTTTGCTCAGTTCATTGAGATTATATTcctcaagaaaacaatgatCTGGGAGAGCTTAGAGAATAGCAATAGCAGTCACAGTTGAGCATCCATTCTATTCTCAATCTTGTAATATGTACATTTCTTCTTGGTTTGATAGTGAATTTGGTGATCTCTTTTGATAAAACTcatttttttcatgatttttaatgttattatgatgtcaattttataggaaattgagtttttcatgattattttgtgcttaaattattttatcttgttaatatgatacttgctcttactttgatgaattttacagaaaatATTGAGTTTGAATTTGGAAGATTAGTCCTAATGAAAGTTGTAAATCATCTTGATATGAGTTCATGGGCGCAAACAGACCGCAAATCAAAGTTCAGACCAGAAAGATATAgctgaaacaagaaagtcgcgcagtGGTGAATAGTGGCTGACGGGAATTTTCGAATTATCGGAAATTTCGTGATTTTACcagtattttcgagttatgTACTGTATGTATCccttgtgcctatatatagttTTTTTCTTGACTTATTAGACACATATCTTAACCTCTCTTCaccttttttctcttttttttatatttttcaattttatacttaGAACTTTATttgctttcatagattagatttattttctgtAAGATTCAAGATTCCTGCTGTTACTTCAGAATTTTTTTCgggttttatcaattttatttatttttattgatttcttctttattatgtctttgatttattttatgatgtctaactagttttcttttctggttctagggtttgtaaatagttaattagatttATCTGATTGATTTATTGCCGTATAGCTCTTTTCTTTGGGCattttggcgacggcgtataaccggccatcTTGCCTCTTCTCGGTGTTTCTCTTACTTTTGTTTGTCTTTCTTGTTTGAGCTAACGGCGACGGAGTCTAGCCGGCCGTATAGCTCTCTTCTCTGGGCtttttggcgacggcgtataaatGGCCATCTTGCCTCTGTTCGGTCGTTTCTgtggggtgagagccgggttagtttggggacgatggttaggccggagttccggaaacttacCCCTCCGCTCTCTTCCccccttttttctttctttagacgggtactctttttccattctacggtttttccctctgggttttccgtagaaaggttttaacgaggcccgGCCCTTAGTatgcttttcttgtgctttcaagggtttttcttaggttttcttttttctttctttttcaataaaatcgcattttaataataatctgattgatttattgatacTTTTTGCCTTCCAGTTTCTGATTTATAACTCTCGGTGTATGTTTCGtgtggattatctggccaataatttgcatgtctaGTTATtcagtttgagacctagcggagataactgctTAGCAAATTCAGGAATGTGTGATataattttaaccttgagacctagcggagatatgTGGATCATATGGAGTTATTCTTTtgagcttttgggagttagtagattttcttgagacctaatgAAGATAGAAAATTTACTAATCTATTATCATAAagtgctctagcgagagtgtgTGATTATCTATATGATCTCTCCTCAGGAATGGATTAAAATTAGTAATTTGGATTAATAAGTTAGTTGTGTAAATTTGATTAACAATATTACTTCCCTAggatcaattttatttatctgcgttatttctttttatttatttattttatttgagtatagtatttttattctcCATCTTATATTTGTGTTTTTGCCTGAATATTTCTAGAGAattattaggattacttagagtattTTTGCctatcagtctctgtggatacgatactcgattgctatatatgctacaattgcactgcgttagttgcggtattttgttgctaataaattagtgatcatcTTTCCCATGGATGTAGGCCTTACGGATGAACCATGTAAATCTTTTTGCATTGTTTTCATTTCACAAATTATGTTATTAATTTGAGCTCAATACTTttggttggtgttcttgatcgaTCATCGCATAGTTCTTGGTGTATTAAGTCGTTGAATTTACATTTGGAgccgtctgtgggaatcgaGGAAGGCGAAGAAGATCAAATTTGATTGAAATGGCAACTATATGACACAGATAAGTTCACGGGCAAGAACGATTTTAAATTATGGAGGATAAAGATGAGGGCGATTCTTGTGCAGCAAGGGTTAGCCAACGCATTAAAGGGGAGAAGCACTCACCAGAAACTATTAGTAGAGAAAGGAGGTTGGAGATCTTGGAGAAGGCTCATAGCACTATCATTTTGTGCTTAAGTGACAAGGTGCTCAGGGAGGTTGCAAAAGAATCGAGTGCAACTGGTGTCTGGAGAAATTGGAGAGCCTTTACATGACCAAATTTCTGGAAAATCGTTTGTACACAAAGAAGAGACTCTATTCTTTCAAGATTACAGATGAAATGAGCATTCTAGATAAACTTGATGAATTTAATAAAGTTGTGGATGATCTAGAAAACATAGGAGTGAAGCTTGAAGATGAGGACAAGGCTATTATACTGTTGAATGCCTTGCCAAGATCCTTTGAACACTTGAAGGATGCCATGATGTATGGCAGAGAGACCACTACAACCATGGATTAGGTTCAATCTGCCCTCGAAGCAAAAGAATTGCAGAAGCAATCTGATGAGAATCAAGATAATGCAGAGAAAACCTTAGCATTAAGCATAAattcaagaagaagaagaagcaaggGGCGGATGGGAAGAAAGCTCCACAGAATATTGGGAAAGAGAACGATGAGAATGAGATTAGGAAATGTCACCATTGCAAGAAACCTGGGCATTTAAAGAAAGAttgttagagcatccgcaatgggcttacttgatagcctacttgatagtgggggaccacatagagcatccgcattggggttacttgatagcctacttgataacattagttttgatttttatgtttttcatttaattttaattgctcaaatttaaataacacaatttatttcaaatttaaattgcattaattttaaaattctaatattacataaaactttaagaaaataaaaacaatttgtaaaaattaactactctggtcctagaggtccgaaacgtgcccaaatgtgctccatcaaatcatttcggagctgagcatgtagATGTCTATCTCGGAGAATTGTATCCCtttgcacatattcctcgaaggacaCCGGTGTTTGTGGAGCACTCTCCGTCGAAGCACTGCCCGTCATCATCTCTCTAGTTGAGAGCCgtttcaccttcgtgctccacaatcatgttgtggagaatgatgcaacacaacatgatgtccttaaggtgctctacgtaccaattgcgcgccggacttcgaatgattccccaccgagcttgaaggactccgaaggcgcgttcgacatccttccgtgccgattcttgcatcttcttgaaccttgccTCCTTCGGATTGGTTGCCATTGATGGACTCTTGATGAAGCAAtgccactccggatatatgccgtcatacaagtagtagcccatccggtattcgcgctggttggcatgaaagaccaccggcgccgcagttcctcctaacacgtcggagaagagaggcgactgattcagcacattgatgtcgttgttcgaaccagcgacgccgaagaaggcgtgccaaatccacaaattgtgggatgcaacggcctccaatatcaaggtgggctctccctgatCCTCGCGTGTGTAGGCgtcgtgccacgcctttggggAGTTCTTCCAtgcccaatgcatgcagtctaagctcccgagcatcccgaGAAAAccgtgtcgcgcctcgtgcataTGAAGGAGGCGTTGGACGTCAGTTGGCGTTGGACGGCGCAGGTAATAGGCTCCAAAAGTTCAgatgaccgccttgcagaacttcttgaggcatacaTGCCCGGTTGAGTCGGCcactttgagatactcatcgaaaacatccgcactaaccccggtggctaattggcagatagccgacgtgcatttctgtAAAGGAGAAAGAGAGTCTCGACCGATTGCATCAGTGCtcatatggaagaaaatatcttcaccttgaacagcctcgacgatgcgcaagaacagctccttctgcatgcgaAAACGACGCTGGAAAAAAGTAGGACCGTACGTTGGATTATCGATGAAGTAGccttgcataagacgtacatgggcctcttcacgatcacggtggacgtatgatCGGGGACGTTTGACACGCGCCGGCTCTGGCGCCGGTGGGGAGCAGTATGGAGCAAGcacttgtttctgcaactctacCAACTCCATGAACGTTTCAGCTACTTCGTCGGAATCAGGCGAAGAATCATGTTGGGGTGACGCCATTTTTGGAAGAACAAAGATGatattttgcaagaaaaattgaaggaggaaggagtgagttgtgatgaatgaggaagggagaagtattatttatagagagaaaaaaagagaaaaaaaataaaaaataaaaaaatggtgTCAAACGGCTAAAAGAGccgttggaaaaaaaattaaaaaaaatcaaaaaaataaaaaatcaaaaaagcCGTTTAAAAAGccgttgaatttttttttaattgagcaCGCGCCACTCGAGTGCTACACGAGCACTCGAGTAATGCTCGAGtagaccccccccccccccgcaaTGCCCCTACACGAtggcaacgctctactcgagtaagccatcgagtagagcgttgcgaATGCTCTTATTCCTGAAAAAGAAAGTAGGCTCAGAAGCCTCAGCCATCTAATACAGCTGAAGTGGTGGAGCACTGTGAAAATGCTGAAGTTGTGAATATAGCAAACAATCACCTTAGTGGAGAATGGATCTTTGACTCAGGATCCACAGTCCACATGTGTCCTTACAAAAATTGGTTCATTACCTTTGGAGCAGACAATCACCTTATGTGAAGGTTTCTCTATTTAAAAACCACATGTAGTAGCAACCTTTGAAATATTATATGAACCGCCATATAGGATAAtaggaaaaatgaaaaagaatggATTAAGGGCAGACCGACCCCAACCATGATGTATtgcttttgttttttaattattttttattttttattttattatattaattaacttttaatttttatttatttattgtctGTGTGATGTCATATTTCGTATTCcgattattgtaatttttataatgtttgaattttttattattttattcttttttgaattttaataattatttataattttaatttatatttaacataattaaaaaaatataattaaagataataagaaaataattatataaaatattgtgGTTGGGTAGTTGAAGTGTTCACTGGTAAACCATAAAACATAGATGTGGTGGGGTTGGATAGAATATTGATCgagtgaaaaaaagaaaaattaattaagtataaaaaaaattgaatgattGAATGATTGAACCTAAAATGTGAAGTTAAATCAATTCTTCCtgtaaaaaaatcaatttataatCTAGCAAGGGAGTAAGTTTGAGTGCCCACACATGGAAATTTCCTCAATTCAGAAGCAACAGTAGACGCACGTAGCAATTTTTAAAACTGGGGGCTTTCTTCTTTTCgactttttcttttctgttttcgTTTGTGCCCAAACCACCCATTTTTCATCTTTCCTTTCTATCCTAAGATATTCTCCCATTATATATAGCTAACTGCTCTTATATCCTACCATCACCAccacaaaaaatcaaacaacTAGCACTATTAAATTCTCTATTCCGCTTCAATtattcaaatcctaatttcTATACATATTATCTTCTGCAAATACAAATGAGTTCGTCAAGGAGAGCTTGGTTGGTAGCGGTGAGCGTTGGAGCAGTAGAAGCACTGAAAGATCAGGGATTTTGCCGATGGAATTATGGTTTCCGAGTTGTCCAGCAGCACGCCAAGGCAAATCTCAGATCTTACATTCAGGCCAAAAAACTCTCATCTACGGCGGTGATGCCGACAAAGGGGCAAGACCAACAGTCGGAGGAGTCTCTTAGGAAAGTCATGTACTTAAGTTGTTGGGCTCCCACTTGATTAATTTCATCTTCtcaatttgtatatatatattgaaccGAATTTGTTCTTCAACTTAAGTTTTTGTGTTCTCTCTCTCATGTTAAAGGATCATTTTTGCGGCCTATAAGAACATTCATAGTGGGGAGCCCTAAGGGGAGGCGCTAAGAGCACTCCcaacagatcacctaaatgcatcactaactctaaatttaggctaaaataattgaaaatgagataaaaaatgcatctaACAGATCCCTTAAAATTGATGGGGctcacaaaaaattttacacctacctaaattcaatcttaaatttacacccaccctaaatttattttaagcttataattagtagggctcatacataattattgtttttatgtagaaaataggagatctggtgtatgcatttataaaatcgagattttaaaattaaatagggaagctttagatAGGAATATAAGAGCATAATTTtgagatttctgctgggagtgctctaattACTGGTCCCCATCTTAGCGTCTctcatctccaatgcattggcTCTATAAGAAGCGCTTGTTTCCTTTTTATAatgggttaattgcctataaatacacgaactatactcaaattttaatttttgaccaaatctatttttttggtcaaaaaatacataaacttttatatttttggaatttgaccgGAGCCGAAAGTTCGTCGGCTAATAAATTGATTGTCTGAATTCTGATGGGCAATCCGAAGATACCGTTAGAAAGCTCTTAATgttatctttctaatgatacttatattattGAGTTTTGATAACCGGAAGTGgtaaaaaaaatggcatgaaagtCGAAGTCACgaaactctatattttttcttttttcgacTACCTCCGATTACCAAAatccaacaatataagtatcattagaaagacaACATCAATAGCTTTCCAACTGTACCTTCAGATTGGTCATCATAATTCAGTCAATTAAGTTATTGGCCAGCGAACTTTTTGGGTCatgtcaaattccaaaaaattaaaagtttatgtatttttttaccaaaaaatagatttggttaaaaatcaaaatttgggtataatttgtgtatttataggcaattaatccttttataatttataacatGGCTTGTTTCCTTTTTCAGCCATAATTATGAGTGAATTACTAGCTTAATTAACTACActataaaaatcataaattaatctaattttCACAACTCTTCGTCTGAAACTCTGAATCATCCCCCTCTTGCCTCTTCTTCTTTCACTGCCTCCAATCcctccaccttccaccgcctcGCACCTCCACCACCATCCTCTTGCGCCGCCTCCACTGCAAACCCTAGATTTCCCTTTGTCGAGGTTTCACGACGACGAGGGTGAGGCGGCGACAACGGCAATGATGCTACAACAGTAAACCATCTGGGGACCCTAGAAATTTGTGCGAGAGGTAGGGAAGGGTAAAAGAAATTTCTAGTAATAGACGTCATTGTGCGGGAGGCGGCGTAAGGTGCTTCTGTTAGgtttgtggacggaggaaggCGACATTAGGTGGGTGGCATCGCCGTCGACAGGAATTAGATGAGGGAGTTTGGGGATCTGGGGATGTAGCAACAGACGAGGCGAACGGTGGAGTCGGTGGATTTGGGGATATAGAGCTCCGGCGGCAGCTCTATTGCTGTCAATCAGAGGAAGAGAGGGGTGGGTTTCAGGATCCGATAGAGACATAAATGAGGCGGTGGCGCGGTGGTTTTCGCCTCCGTTTCGCCGGTCGGACTGTGGAACGAGATtaggggagggag harbors:
- the LOC131007710 gene encoding uncharacterized protein LOC131007710 translates to MSSSRRAWLVAVSVGAVEALKDQGFCRWNYGFRVVQQHAKANLRSYIQAKKLSSTAVMPTKGQDQQSEESLRKVMYLSCWAPT